Genomic segment of Brevibacillus laterosporus:
TATTCAATTTTCACCTCTTCTTTTTGTCTATTTTTTTGGCTCCTTTTTTGTTTCATTTTTTTCATAAGGAAAAATGGCTATACCCCTTGACACTACTGCATTTAAGGGCGATTATCTCCAACTTTTTGCGGTCTGATGTGTGACGTAAATCAAGTCTAATAAAGAAAACTCACTTCGCTCGCCAAAACCTCAAAACCTTTTAAAGATTAAAAACCATCATACTACGAACGAATGTTTCCGCAAACCTCACAAAACCTAACTTTTAGATTTTTTGTATTGCAGGTTTAAACCCTCCTTTGATAGACTGTACGTAATTGAAACGGGTGGTCTTACCTAAAAAGGGTAGACTGCTCCCTATATGTGAAGAGTCACCCTCGACCGACCAAGTCATTTTAGGGGTGGCTTTTCTTGTTTATTAAGTCTAGCAAATGTTTTCTGTATTTCAAACTATGTTTTTTTGATAGAAAATCCCCCTACCATTTCGTAGGAGGTTTTTTATTTACTCTCTCAAATATAGATACTATTTAAACCGTCTCTATTGCCCCTGTAATCGTTTCTTTTATTATAACACATACAAACTATCAAGTTAATATAAAAAACGCACCTTGACCCCTTAGAATCGGTTACATAGTGCGTTGTAGGGTATAATAGTATTTCGCCAACCTACTTTATCTATTCTCCCGTAATAGTTTCCACCATGACCTACGCTAGATTAAATTGGGCTAATAGGGCACGTCCGACTTTAAGTGGGTTGCCAGAACGCCAGAAGCCGTGTTACAGCCTCCTCTGTATGCTGGGTATAGGTTCAATTCAAAAGATGCTAATTGCACGATCCGAGCCACCTTGTGGACTCTCTCGCACCTCAACATAGCAAGTTTTAATGTCATTCCTCCCCCCTATCTTTCACGTTCGCGTTTCTTAAAATTAACCCAACTATCGGTTATCACCTCACGAAGAACAGCAGTTGTGCTTACGTTTAGTAACGAACAAGCATATCAACGTGATCCCATATATAATCGGTAGAACAAGACTCCTTTCTTGTAATACCAATGCTTTTACGTCCTGCCTTCGATCGACTAGAACGCAAATTCTCATTCTCTTTCTCAAGTTCTTTTAATCTATCAAGCAACTTTTTCATTTCTACATCTTTTATTTTTGCATCTTCTATTTCTATTTCTGCATCATAATTAAATTCTGCTTCAACTTCTTTTTCTACATCGTTTTCTATTTCCAGAACTTTTCTAATTCCGCATCAAATTCACTTCTGATGTATATTTATTTCTGATGTTTTTTATTTTTTGCTTCTTTCTTTTTGCTTCTTTCTTCTTTTATTTCTGCTACTTTTTCTGGCTCTTTTTCCAAGATCAGTCCAGAATCATTTCCGAGGCTTTTTGATAACAGATTTGGAATATTTTCATTCTTTTGGTCGTAAAAGTCAAAGTACCATCGCAAATTGATATTTTACCTCATAATCTTTTTTGCGGACGTAACAATTAAAGTTGTTTTTCCATTTTTGATACCTCCAATAAATGATACTTTTATTATATTATTAATGATGTAAAATGTAAATACACCTTTTTTTGAATCATTAATTATTTTTACATCTTATAATTAAAAGTACCTTTACTTAAATGAGGTATTTAATCCTCCCCCTAACATGAAAAGAAGCCCGACGCGCCCCTAAGGTTCGGTTCGGTCTTCCTCAGTGCATGCTATAGAGATCATTCTTTACATAAGGTGGGTGCATCAGATTAAAGATTATTATAATCTATTCTTTATCCCGTGCGCCAATGGATAAAATAGTCCTCTTTGATCCACAAAGTCAGTTGTAATTCCTTGTTTACCATAGCTTTTCATAGATGGAGGTTACTAGGTTTACTACTAGGTTTACTACCACCTTACTACTTGGTTTGCTACCCCCTTCATGAAAAACACCCCCTTAGACAAAACGAAGAAGCTCCTCCGGTCTTTAGAGGCTCAGTCCTTTATTTTGATAGGTGGGGGGCTTTCTTCATTTCCAAATTGATACCATTTTTTTTTGGCTGCTCTTGTGCTACAGCTATTAACTTTTTGGTCTCCATTATTTCATTGAGAGACTGCATTAAGCGTTCATCACGCAATTTCAATGCGTTCTCTATATATCATCCCGTTTTTGTAGTTGATCGAGTAACGCCTGTGAACGCCTTTTGCTGTTCCATGTACTCTATGAACTTGTTTCTATTTCTAAAAGACGCTCATTGGAACCCCTATTTGTGTGAAGAACGCTTGTCTGCACTTCATCCGTTCCTAACTGGCTAGAATACATGGTATATACGGCTTTTGAAGCGTTCTCCATGCTCATTTTTTTATCCAGAAAATCCTTCATCGTTCGGAACGCTATGAGATCGCGTTCCCTATAAGCACGCCTGTCGTTCTCATCACGAATAATGCAGTATCCTTGACCTTCTAAACGTAATGACCATTTTCGCAAGGCACTTGTTGATATACCAAGCAATTCAGCTACATCGTTGCCCAATAATCCGTTCAAAGCCATTATCCATAGCGCTTCACCTCGCTAAAAGCTTCTAGCAAGGAATTGGAAAATCCTTTGTCGGAATTTGAAATGAAACATGTTGAGCAGCTGGCGAATTCTTGGACTTTTTTTCTCAAAAAGACGAACGATTTTAACCTGGCTTGTTGATCACTCAAAATACGAAAAGAAAACTCGATGGACGAAAAATGACCAAAAT
This window contains:
- a CDS encoding DUF3967 domain-containing protein; this encodes MENALKLRDERLMQSLNEIMETKKLIAVAQEQPKKNGINLEMKKAPHLSK